In the genome of Crassostrea angulata isolate pt1a10 chromosome 6, ASM2561291v2, whole genome shotgun sequence, the window gaaaagaaataatgtttcaCCAAAAGAAAGAGCAAGTGTATGAAAACGCGCATCGTGATTCGAACACCATCTTTGTCGATATAAAAAGTCTCTGCGTGGTGGTTGGGAGGTTTAAGGAAGAAGCGTAcggatttatatattttaaatacaatatttttatatattccgACCAGGGCGTTTTAGTATTATACTGTCAATGCGCGGCTCCAGGTTATTTTCAAAGGAGGTCCGAAGGATATTTAAGGTGATATGGCACACCTCAATGttgtgatattttctttatcgaaagaaataaacaataaaatttagtgttaattaattaatttataaacagtcTCTTACCCAAAgtcacctaacagcgtagcgcgGTGGATTAGAGGATTTTCAACAAATCTAtataagtcatgagttcgaaacCCGTgggaatttgaaattgtttacttttccaagtttttttttaaatgtatttttgattagatattgtaaaatttgaaaattctaaaccggtgaaagtattttaattataatgtcacTTATCTTTCATCCACATCAATATTGACAGATGTTCCATAACGTTACCACCTGTGGAGTGGGGGTCCGAGGTATATCCTATCGGTAATTttagtatgtaaatttaagaaatgttAATTTTCCAGAGCCCgatcggacccccccccctttctagATAACTGTCTCAAACGATTTATAATAAGAAACACGACATATCCGTGGTCGACTTGGAATTTACATTCACTTTGACCCAGTTTTATGCATAAGCCTAGTTTTGGTTTTACCTTGAGTTCATTCAACCTGGCAACTATCTGTAGGTGAGAAGTGTACTAAAAGTGCAAGATAGTTAATGTTCGCTTACTAGTACTGAGAGAAATGGCCACACACAAAAAAGCATTCATAAGCAAGAGAGTGTTGTTGGATGGAGAAATCAAACCTGCATGCATTGAGGTACAGAATGGCCAGGTGTGTCGAGTGCTGACAGACGGATTTAACGTGACAGATTACAACCAGGTTACCCCCCTCATTACTGACATTATATAGTACTTAAAATGATTATAGTATTATGTTCAACTGTTCAGcaatacaaaatgaaatttaaaaaaaaaactataattttaaatatgcaACATTGTGCATTATATGATTATAGGTTCAGGATGTTGGAAATCTGCTGATTATGCCTGGGGTGGTGGATGCCCACGTTCACGTGAATGAGCCGGGGAGGACAAGCTGGGAGGGGTATACCACAGCCACTAGGGCAGCCGCCGCAGGAGGAATAACTACCATTGTGGATATGCCACTGTTAGCTTTTTGTTGATTTGTTAATTTTGAGTAAAATCAACATTCATTTCTGTGAAATAGAATTCATGCCTATACCAAATACAGGTAGGAATAGGAAATGCTTTGAGGCATATTCCATGGAAATTATGGTGACCAAATTTAGGCACAGTATGTTGCAAATGTTTTTCAAAGTTTCAAACAAATAATATtggtagaattatttttttttactttgtgtAGTGAATTAAAGCAAGTAATTGTGGAGAAAATGGTTATTGTAGGAATTCCATTCCCTCAACAACAACTTTAGATGCCTTTAGAACTAAACTTGATGCTGCCAAAAATCAGTGCTTTGTTGATGTAGCCTTTTGGGGAGGGATTGTCCCGGGAAATGCGGTAAGTTCTTATTTTTTAGCttgaataatgataatttgaCTCTATTGGTATATAAAGATAATTGTTGggaaatgtttttcattttttttccaggaAGAGCTGAAACCAATGTTAAATGCAGGAGTTGTTGGTTTTAAGTGTTTCTTGATTCATAGTGGTGTGGACGATTTTCCCCACGTAGAGCAAGCTGACTTAGAAACTGCTCTCAAGACACTCCAAGGAACAGATGCCACTGTATTGGTGAGAGTTATTCAGAAAGGATAGAATCATGAGGATTTCAAACTCAAGTCTAACAAAAAGcttaataaatttatcatttacatgtagtcTGTGAAGTTTACACGTTTTCTCTCAGTGCTGCTTTGTGCGTACTAAACATATCCAAATACTGGCACATTTTACAgtccaatacatgtatcatagatTTGTTTCATGATTGTAGTTTACATTAgtttttgatattataaatttttaagatatttgatTTATGTCTGAATAATGAGTCTATTTTTCTTTATAGTTTCATGCAGAGATGGACTGTGCCTGCAATGGATCAAAAGGTAactttttttctccaaaacGAGGGCTCTTCAAAAGTTATGTGTGACATGTCTTATGAGAGTAATGCTCTCAACTGTAGGTAATCCGGAGGAGTACCGGACTTTCCTGGAGTCCAGACCAGCAGTGATGGAGGAGAAGGCTATAGACCTGGTGTGTGAGATGTGCCTCAAATACAAGTAAGATTATTATTGATTCAGTGCATAACTGTTTTCCCGTCTTCAGTCTAAAGctaattgtaaaaagaaaatgttataaaagatTGATGCAGATGACAAAAAATGTTCAGTATTGCAAGTGACCTTTACTCATTGGTAAGTACATAGGGCAACACTGGACTTTTATTTGCAAGTGAAAATTTTTGCGAAGTAAGCTAGAGTCTCCTTGTCGGGAATATTCTTGCAGCAAATCAGTCTCTGCCATTCTGATGTAAATACAGACTGAAAATTAGTTGTCTCAAACCAATATATATCTGATAAATCGCGTAATAAAGTTGTCATAAATTGAAGTAGGTTTACATAAATTTATGGTATCATAGGTTTACATTTACAGTATCTCATTACCTCCAGTAAAACATTAACGGAATCGCATGTGCAgcaaaattatctttttacCCTCTATTGCAGAGTGAAATGTCACATAGTACATCTTTCTGCGGCCTCAGCTTTGCCAAGCATTGTGGCTGCCAAGGAGAAGGGGGCCCCCCTTACTGTGGAGACCTGCCATCATTACCTATCCCTCAATGCAGAGACTGTCCCCAATGGTAATACCCTGTACAAATGCTGCCCGCCTATCAGGGAAAAGAAAAACCAGGTACACCGTACACTGCTAATCATCTTTTATTGCGTGCAAGAAAGTTTTTATGAAGTTTGCAAGGTTTACTTTTACACCCAACTGCTTTAATTGTTCCACTGTATTGCACaaatatgttcatgtataatttttccattttactATGGAGAGTTAATGATTGAGCCCTATACTGAATATGTGTACCAATGCTTAATGGTATAACCTTTCAAAGATGGCTCAATGATATAGTGTTTAACAGGACCTGCTGTGGGACGGTCTTAAGAAGGGTTACATAGATATGGTGGTCTCTGACCACTCCCCCTGTACGCCTGACCTCAAACTTCTGGACAAGGGCGACTTCATGGCTGCCTGGGGAGGAGTAGCCTCGGTTCAGTTTGGTGGGTAATGTATATGGaacaataataatgaaaatcaaatttggTCAAAATGAATGTATTGATATTGATTTAATGACCCAAATTTAGTGCATAATTCTCACATTATCAATTCAaaagatttatataaatttatttttattaaatttgttttgtcCTCATGTCGTTTAGGGCTGTCTCTCTTTTGGACCAATTGTCGAAACTATGGGATGAATTTATTTGATATGGTGAAGTTGATGTGCGAGAACACTGCGAAATTGGCTAGCCTGAGTCACAGAAAAGGTGCCATTAGGGCGGGATATGATGCAGACTTTGTCATCTGGGATCCTGATGTTCCTTTTGAGGTAAGCAAATGTTTTATTACTCACAATgtactattatatatatacacctgACAGTCTTGTATTCATGAGAGATGTGTCATAAAAAATTGGTGCAATTCATATGTACTGATTTCTATTGCCAGAACTGGCCAGTAAGCCTAGAATTGTAGTGATAATTTCggt includes:
- the LOC128190494 gene encoding allantoinase, mitochondrial-like, coding for MATHKKAFISKRVLLDGEIKPACIEVQNGQVCRVLTDGFNVTDYNQVQDVGNLLIMPGVVDAHVHVNEPGRTSWEGYTTATRAAAAGGITTIVDMPLNSIPSTTTLDAFRTKLDAAKNQCFVDVAFWGGIVPGNAEELKPMLNAGVVGFKCFLIHSGVDDFPHVEQADLETALKTLQGTDATVLFHAEMDCACNGSKGNPEEYRTFLESRPAVMEEKAIDLVCEMCLKYKVKCHIVHLSAASALPSIVAAKEKGAPLTVETCHHYLSLNAETVPNGNTLYKCCPPIREKKNQDLLWDGLKKGYIDMVVSDHSPCTPDLKLLDKGDFMAAWGGVASVQFGLSLFWTNCRNYGMNLFDMVKLMCENTAKLASLSHRKGAIRAGYDADFVIWDPDVPFEVTEDRIYYKNKVSPYMGRTLQGRVYQTVVRGNTVYADEAGLTSSPQGGFQLKNQQDEKSKL